The proteins below are encoded in one region of Thermus neutrinimicus:
- a CDS encoding N-acetylmuramoyl-L-alanine amidase — protein sequence MRVLLLVGVFLWSLAWAFPRIGVHEGFTRLVFDLPSKEVQHTLSQENGLLVLVLKGVTAAPLDQVVNSSEVASVQTLLEAGQVRVVVRLKGRVEATVRRYSDPERLVVDLSLKKEASTPAKPAQDPPRNRPPKPPKPVVLLDPGHGGVDPGMVGYVVEKEVVLDVALRLKRLMEKEGIEVRLTRDRDMHLSPDKREDLSRRAAMADSSQVNLFVSIHVNATPTRTAQGVEVFYFGQAQDARVLAQVIRENGGGELGQRLTQEARTVAERILFDIVAQANQRYSQRLAETLGRKLSQATGSPYRGTFPGDFFVLRYAKVPAVLVEIGFGDHVVEGRRLADPAYREKVAQGLLAGILTFLANGAYAR from the coding sequence ATGCGGGTACTCCTCCTGGTTGGCGTCTTTTTATGGAGCCTGGCTTGGGCCTTTCCCCGCATTGGGGTGCACGAGGGCTTCACCCGCCTGGTCTTTGACCTTCCCTCTAAGGAGGTGCAGCACACCCTTTCCCAAGAGAACGGCCTTCTGGTTTTGGTCCTGAAGGGGGTAACGGCCGCTCCCTTGGACCAGGTGGTGAACTCTTCCGAGGTGGCCTCGGTGCAGACCCTCCTCGAGGCGGGGCAGGTGCGGGTGGTGGTGCGCCTAAAGGGAAGGGTGGAGGCCACGGTGCGCCGCTATTCCGACCCGGAGCGGTTGGTGGTGGACCTGAGCCTGAAAAAGGAGGCCTCCACCCCGGCCAAGCCAGCCCAAGACCCGCCCCGTAACCGGCCGCCCAAGCCGCCCAAGCCCGTGGTCCTCCTGGACCCCGGCCACGGGGGGGTGGACCCGGGGATGGTGGGGTACGTGGTGGAAAAGGAGGTGGTCCTGGACGTGGCCTTGCGCCTGAAGCGCCTCATGGAGAAGGAGGGCATCGAGGTGCGCCTTACCCGGGACCGGGACATGCACCTTTCCCCCGATAAGCGGGAGGACCTCTCCCGCAGGGCGGCCATGGCGGATAGCTCGCAGGTGAACCTCTTTGTCTCCATCCATGTCAACGCCACCCCCACCCGCACGGCCCAAGGGGTGGAGGTCTTCTACTTCGGCCAGGCCCAGGACGCCAGGGTTTTGGCCCAGGTGATCCGGGAAAATGGCGGGGGGGAGCTGGGGCAGCGCCTGACCCAGGAGGCCCGCACCGTGGCGGAGAGGATTCTCTTTGACATCGTGGCCCAGGCCAACCAGCGCTATAGCCAGCGCCTGGCGGAAACCCTAGGGAGGAAGCTGTCCCAGGCTACGGGAAGCCCCTACCGGGGAACCTTCCCCGGGGATTTCTTCGTGCTTCGCTACGCCAAGGTGCCGGCGGTGTTGGTGGAGATCGGCTTCGGGGACCATGTGGTGGAGGGGCGGCGCCTCGCCGACCCCGCCTACCGGGAGAAGGTGGCCCAGGGGCTTCTTGCGGGCATCCTCACCTTCCTGGCCAACGGGGCCTATGCCCGATGA
- a CDS encoding type III pantothenate kinase, producing MLLAIDIGNTSTVLGVFSGEHLIAHFRIHTDRMRMESEYRVILRNLFALEDLPPPKAALLSSVVPPVEREMKEAIGKLFGIQAQVVDAEATGLEVCIDNPREAGTDRLVNAVGALGYPSPTGRYVVVDFGTATTFDLVEAPNRYLGGAITIGPQTAADALAARTAKLPRIDLVPPARVVGRNTLDALRSGLVLGYAALVEGMVRRFKEEAGEALVIATGGFAETLRDLCPSFDVVDEDLTLKGLLRIHKGRG from the coding sequence ATGCTCCTGGCCATAGACATCGGCAACACCTCCACGGTCCTGGGGGTCTTTTCCGGGGAGCACCTCATCGCCCACTTCCGCATCCACACCGACCGGATGCGCATGGAAAGCGAGTACCGGGTCATCCTGAGAAACCTCTTCGCCCTCGAGGACCTCCCCCCTCCCAAAGCCGCCCTCCTTTCCAGCGTGGTGCCTCCGGTGGAGCGGGAGATGAAGGAGGCCATCGGCAAACTCTTCGGCATTCAGGCCCAGGTGGTGGACGCCGAGGCCACGGGGTTGGAGGTGTGCATAGACAACCCGAGGGAAGCCGGCACGGACCGCCTGGTGAACGCCGTGGGCGCTTTGGGCTACCCTAGTCCCACAGGCCGCTACGTCGTGGTGGACTTCGGCACCGCCACCACCTTCGACCTGGTGGAGGCTCCTAACCGCTACCTGGGCGGGGCCATCACCATCGGCCCCCAGACCGCCGCCGACGCCTTGGCGGCCCGGACCGCCAAGCTTCCCCGCATAGACCTGGTCCCCCCTGCCCGGGTGGTGGGCAGGAACACCCTGGACGCCCTGCGCTCGGGCCTGGTCCTGGGCTATGCCGCCTTGGTGGAGGGCATGGTGCGCCGCTTCAAGGAAGAGGCTGGGGAAGCCCTGGTGATCGCCACCGGGGGCTTTGCCGAGACCCTGCGGGATCTCTGCCCCTCCTTTGACGTGGTGGACGAGGACCTAACCCTCAAAGGTCTTCTTCGCATTCACAAGGGGCGAGGGTGA
- a CDS encoding OsmC family protein — protein sequence MTKRVVIHQLVGHRFLGVNEQGDKVMIDGDQPSTGPRPMELLLMALGACTAYDVVDIMRKKKQPLARYRVEVEGIRAETHPKRYTHITITHIASGPGVTLEALERAAHLSHTKYCSVSANLNAEITVKVVLEPWEEGQEAQG from the coding sequence ATGACCAAGAGGGTCGTGATCCACCAGCTGGTAGGCCACCGCTTCCTGGGAGTGAACGAGCAGGGAGACAAGGTGATGATCGACGGGGACCAACCCTCCACCGGCCCCCGCCCCATGGAGCTCCTCCTCATGGCCTTGGGAGCCTGCACCGCTTACGACGTGGTGGACATCATGAGGAAGAAGAAGCAACCCCTGGCCCGCTACCGGGTGGAGGTGGAGGGCATCCGGGCGGAAACCCATCCTAAGCGCTACACCCACATCACCATCACCCACATCGCCTCGGGGCCAGGGGTAACGCTGGAAGCCCTCGAGCGCGCCGCCCACCTCTCCCACACCAAGTACTGCTCCGTTTCCGCCAACCTCAACGCCGAGATCACCGTCAAGGTGGTGCTGGAGCCCTGGGAGGAAGGCCAAGAGGCCCAAGGCTAA